In Deinococcus proteolyticus MRP, a single genomic region encodes these proteins:
- a CDS encoding SIR2 family NAD-dependent protein deacylase has translation MDLAAARTALQAAHRVAVLTGAGVSAESGIPTFRDAQTGHWARFRPEDLASPAAYAADPELVWEWYAGRYRDVLAAQPNRAHTLLAELERQKGAGFFLATQNVDGLHARAGSGAQGGQLVELHGNLGLARDEVTGEVLPLPAPPPLTLPPQSPAGHRMRPHIVWFGEFLPEDALAAAEQAFMQAELALVIGTSGVVYPAAGLASLTQRAGGRVIEINPDKTPLTPFASLSLRETASRGLELLLGPA, from the coding sequence GGACCTTGCCGCTGCCCGCACTGCCCTGCAAGCCGCTCACCGCGTCGCTGTACTGACCGGCGCAGGCGTAAGTGCCGAAAGCGGCATTCCCACTTTCCGGGATGCCCAGACCGGCCACTGGGCCCGCTTCCGGCCCGAAGACCTCGCCAGCCCCGCCGCTTACGCTGCCGACCCGGAGCTGGTGTGGGAGTGGTACGCCGGGCGCTACCGCGACGTGCTGGCCGCGCAGCCCAACCGCGCTCATACCCTGCTGGCCGAGTTGGAGCGGCAAAAAGGAGCCGGCTTTTTCCTGGCGACCCAGAATGTAGACGGTCTGCATGCCCGCGCCGGCAGCGGGGCTCAGGGCGGGCAGCTGGTGGAGCTGCACGGCAATCTTGGCCTGGCCCGCGACGAGGTGACGGGCGAAGTCCTGCCCCTGCCTGCCCCTCCTCCGCTGACCTTGCCGCCGCAGTCGCCCGCCGGTCACCGGATGCGGCCTCATATCGTCTGGTTCGGTGAATTCCTGCCGGAAGACGCCCTGGCCGCTGCCGAGCAGGCGTTCATGCAGGCCGAGCTGGCCTTGGTCATCGGCACCAGCGGTGTGGTGTATCCGGCTGCCGGTCTGGCTTCCCTGACCCAGCGGGCAGGTGGCCGGGTGATAGAAATCAACCCGGATAAGACACCCCTGACACCCTTTGCCAGCCTCAGCCTGCGCGAGACGGCCTCGCGGGGGCTGGAGCTGCTGCTGGGCCCGGCCTGA